The following coding sequences lie in one Alicyclobacillus curvatus genomic window:
- a CDS encoding YlmC/YmxH family sporulation protein, which yields MMRISDLQSKDVVSVGDGKRLGSIGDLEIDTDSGLISALVIPSQGRFFGMVGGGQDYVVPWNQIVKIGTDVILVDLRPLRESGYYLPPQSGKKGTGGY from the coding sequence ATCATGCGCATTTCTGACTTACAGTCAAAGGATGTTGTCAGTGTCGGCGACGGGAAACGCCTCGGCTCAATTGGTGACCTTGAGATAGACACGGACAGCGGACTGATTTCGGCACTCGTCATCCCTTCCCAAGGACGGTTTTTTGGCATGGTTGGCGGTGGACAGGATTATGTCGTACCGTGGAACCAGATTGTCAAAATTGGCACCGATGTCATCCTTGTCGATTTGCGACCTCTACGTGAGTCAGGTTACTACCTACCGCCACAGTCCGGAAAAAAAGGAACAGGCGGCTACTAA
- the sigG gene encoding RNA polymerase sporulation sigma factor SigG produces the protein MKRTKVEICGVNTSQLPVLTNAEMRELFTALNEGDLTSREKLVNGNLRLVLSVIQRFNNRGEYVDDLFQVGCIGLMKAIDNFDLGQNVRFSTYAVPMIIGEIRRYLRDNNPIRVSRSLRDIAYKALQVRDQLTNQNLREPTIQEISSELSLPKEDVVFALDAIQDPVSLFEPIYHDGGDPIYVMDQIHDDKNLDKSWVEEIAVREAMRRLNDREKKILSMRFFEGKTQMEVAEEIGISQAQVSRLEKAAIQRMQKHVQSDA, from the coding sequence TTGAAACGTACCAAAGTCGAGATTTGCGGCGTGAACACCTCCCAGCTTCCGGTGTTAACCAACGCCGAAATGCGGGAACTGTTCACAGCTTTAAACGAAGGTGACCTTACTTCCCGGGAGAAACTGGTGAATGGCAATCTGCGGTTAGTCCTCTCCGTTATCCAGCGCTTCAACAATCGCGGCGAATACGTGGATGACCTGTTTCAGGTTGGTTGCATCGGCTTAATGAAGGCAATTGACAATTTTGACCTCGGCCAGAACGTACGTTTTTCTACTTACGCTGTACCCATGATTATTGGCGAAATTCGCAGGTACCTACGAGACAACAACCCCATTCGTGTCAGTCGGTCGCTCCGAGATATCGCGTATAAGGCCTTGCAAGTTCGAGATCAATTGACCAATCAGAATCTCCGTGAACCCACGATTCAGGAAATTTCTTCAGAACTCTCTCTGCCCAAAGAGGACGTTGTCTTCGCGCTCGACGCGATTCAGGACCCTGTGTCACTCTTTGAACCCATCTATCATGATGGCGGCGATCCGATTTACGTGATGGACCAGATTCACGACGACAAGAATTTGGACAAGTCGTGGGTTGAAGAAATCGCAGTTCGAGAAGCCATGCGTCGGTTGAATGACCGTGAAAAAAAGATTCTGTCGATGAGGTTCTTCGAAGGCAAGACGCAGATGGAGGTCGCGGAGGAGATAGGTATCTCTCAAGCGCAGGTGTCTCGACTCGAAAAAGCTGCCATTCAGAGAATGCAAAAACACGTCCAAAGTGATGCCTGA
- a CDS encoding YggS family pyridoxal phosphate-dependent enzyme, whose product MDTKADFERRWMDVSARVTSACERSSRSPDEVRIIGVTKTVDSPTLDFLLDAGVREFGENRWQHARDMLEHPRAKQATWHFIGHLQSNKAKYIVPNFTFIHSVDSALLLSEIEHQARRFDSDIKALIQVNVSGEETKYGADPGEVKALLEASLKCSRTHVIGLMTMAPAGASEPVVRDVFRGLAALREDLQQSLGINSLTELSMGMSDDFEWAIEEGATMIRVGRKLMGG is encoded by the coding sequence ATGGACACCAAGGCTGACTTTGAACGACGATGGATGGACGTGTCAGCGCGGGTTACCTCTGCCTGTGAGCGTTCGAGCCGTTCTCCTGACGAAGTTCGAATTATCGGTGTGACGAAAACAGTGGATTCACCTACGCTCGATTTTTTGCTCGACGCAGGCGTGCGTGAGTTCGGCGAAAACCGCTGGCAGCACGCGCGTGACATGCTCGAGCATCCCCGAGCCAAACAGGCGACGTGGCATTTTATCGGGCACTTGCAGAGCAATAAGGCCAAGTATATCGTACCAAACTTTACTTTTATCCACTCTGTTGACTCGGCTTTGCTGCTATCGGAAATTGAACACCAGGCAAGGCGATTTGATAGCGACATCAAGGCGCTGATTCAAGTGAATGTCTCCGGTGAGGAAACCAAGTATGGCGCTGACCCGGGAGAAGTAAAGGCTTTACTTGAAGCTTCTCTCAAGTGTTCCAGAACCCATGTCATCGGTCTGATGACGATGGCACCGGCTGGGGCCTCGGAACCAGTTGTGCGAGACGTCTTTCGGGGCTTAGCCGCTTTGCGCGAAGACCTGCAGCAGTCGCTCGGAATCAATTCCCTCACCGAACTGTCGATGGGGATGTCAGATGATTTTGAATGGGCAATTGAAGAAGGAGCGACCATGATCCGCGTAGGGCGGAAACTCATGGGCGGCTAA
- the pgeF gene encoding peptidoglycan editing factor PgeF gives MFHRWTGSRVKDDIWLRPAFVDKFVSAGYSFRQGGFSDSPFEGLNLGFHVGDDPQKVAQNRTHVAQCGFGPVDEWVVAKQVHGNGVAVVGQAERSQGALADVLPVPDCDALVTNEPDTTLVVLTADCVPVLFYDPVHHAIGAAHSGWKGTTLHIVQQVILHMNFLYHTEPKDLQVSIGPSIRRCCYEVDDKVAEPVREEFGAQYLVPRFQAPGKYFLSLQACIKSDLRKMGVPTANIDDVGVCTACHTDVLFSHRAENGRTGRQSGLIRLNG, from the coding sequence TTGTTCCATCGCTGGACTGGAAGTAGAGTGAAAGATGACATCTGGTTGAGACCCGCTTTCGTCGATAAGTTTGTCTCCGCTGGATATTCTTTTCGACAAGGCGGGTTTAGTGACAGTCCGTTTGAGGGGTTAAACCTTGGTTTCCATGTTGGCGACGACCCTCAAAAGGTGGCTCAAAACCGGACTCACGTTGCGCAGTGTGGCTTTGGACCTGTTGACGAATGGGTGGTTGCGAAGCAGGTGCATGGCAATGGTGTAGCCGTTGTCGGCCAAGCCGAACGGAGCCAAGGTGCGTTGGCTGATGTCTTACCTGTACCGGACTGTGATGCACTCGTGACCAATGAACCTGATACGACACTGGTGGTCTTGACTGCAGATTGTGTTCCCGTCCTCTTCTACGATCCGGTGCACCACGCAATTGGTGCTGCTCATTCCGGTTGGAAAGGAACAACGCTGCACATCGTGCAACAAGTGATTCTTCACATGAACTTTCTCTATCATACAGAGCCAAAAGACTTGCAAGTATCGATTGGCCCGTCGATTCGTCGGTGTTGCTACGAGGTTGACGACAAGGTCGCTGAGCCTGTTCGAGAAGAATTTGGCGCACAGTATCTTGTTCCGCGTTTTCAGGCACCGGGAAAGTATTTTCTCAGCCTGCAGGCATGCATTAAGAGTGACTTGAGAAAAATGGGAGTACCTACAGCGAATATCGACGATGTAGGTGTATGTACTGCGTGCCACACCGATGTCCTATTTTCGCATCGCGCGGAAAATGGACGAACAGGCCGGCAGTCGGGCTTGATTCGACTAAACGGCTGA
- a CDS encoding YggT family protein — protein sequence MGGVNVLLQIIGTILAVYGYVLIATAIISWIPDLSSTQLGQILDRLSDPYLRIFRRFIPPVQLGGIMLDIAFLVAIIVYFFVERGILSLLYTIAMRIVG from the coding sequence ATGGGCGGCGTTAATGTGCTTTTGCAGATTATAGGTACCATCTTAGCGGTTTATGGTTATGTCCTGATTGCAACGGCCATTATTTCCTGGATTCCAGATTTGTCATCGACGCAGTTGGGACAAATTCTGGACCGTTTATCGGATCCCTACCTGCGTATCTTTCGACGGTTTATCCCACCCGTTCAGTTGGGTGGAATCATGCTCGATATCGCCTTTTTGGTGGCTATCATTGTGTACTTTTTTGTGGAGCGGGGCATCCTGTCTCTCCTGTACACTATCGCCATGAGGATTGTCGGATGA
- a CDS encoding DivIVA domain-containing protein — protein MPLSPLDIHNKEFSRSFRGYDEDEVDDFLERVIQDYESLIRQNKDLEEDVEQHKEKLRHFTNIEESLSKAIIVAQETAEEVKNNARKEAQLIIKEAEKNADRIVSEALNKSRKIALEVEEVQKHAAIFRARFRSLIQAQLEMLESGDWDKFDREVSTRSESPMREGFTREFASQEG, from the coding sequence ATGCCATTATCCCCGTTGGATATTCACAACAAGGAATTCAGTCGTTCTTTTCGCGGCTATGATGAAGACGAAGTCGACGATTTTCTGGAACGTGTGATTCAGGACTATGAGAGTTTGATTCGTCAGAACAAAGACCTTGAAGAAGATGTTGAGCAACACAAAGAGAAGCTTCGGCATTTCACGAACATTGAAGAGAGCTTGAGCAAGGCCATCATCGTGGCTCAGGAGACGGCAGAAGAAGTAAAGAACAACGCGCGTAAGGAAGCCCAGCTTATTATCAAGGAAGCGGAGAAGAACGCTGATCGCATCGTTTCCGAAGCGTTGAACAAATCTCGTAAGATTGCTCTCGAAGTGGAGGAAGTTCAGAAACACGCCGCCATCTTCAGGGCGAGGTTTCGCTCACTCATTCAGGCGCAGCTGGAAATGCTTGAGTCGGGTGACTGGGACAAATTTGACCGCGAGGTGAGCACCCGGTCAGAGAGCCCGATGCGTGAAGGGTTCACGAGAGAGTTTGCGTCGCAGGAAGGCTGA